From the genome of Sinanaerobacter sp. ZZT-01:
CTAAAAAACCAAAAACAATTGCAATAATTACGAAAATCAATAAGCGAAAAACCCATTCTCTCGGTTCTTGCGAAGTTTGAGTCGATACATCCCTATACATGAGTGGACCCAGTGTTATACCTCCTATTAGTGCAGTCATGAATGAAAGCTTCATTTCTCCAATAAGCGCCGCTAATAAGATTGGAAAATACATAACATGTGAAAATATTGATTGTGAGCCTCCGTCTGAATACACAAAAAAATCTGTCAATGCAATTAAGAATGCTATCAAAAAGTAGCCCAAAATCTTTTTTTTGGTGCTTATACATTTATTAATCGATTCGTTAAACATAACCTGTTCCTTACTTAAAGTATTTTTATTACGACAACTTCTAACATTATAATCTATTATTATATATTTTTCAAAAATATAATAATAATTCATAAAGATTTTTTATATTTTATTTAAGCATTAATAAATATCTTATTTTTTACTCTTATCCCTCCTTTCTTATAACAAGGATAAGTTCATCAAAAATTGCAAAAATAATATATTTTCTATGTAAATTTCACATAAGGTTCATATGTGTAATCGACTCATCAGTCTCTTTCAAGAACGATCTAATTTGTTTTTCATATAATGTAAAAAGAAGGTGATTAATTGAGCAAAATAAATCCAAAAAAAATATTTGTACAATATAGAAATAAGATGACGCCATATGAGCCGATTGCGGCACGTAAATATACCATAACGCACTCAGATATAACAGGAGAATTATTCATAGTGATCTCTGAAGAATATGCAGAAGACAAGATCAAAGAAATTCGGGATGAAGTACGGCTTTCTTGGGAAAAGAGAGAAGGAAAACCTACTCTAATTGGATCTGTTTTAGTTGATCAAAAAGGTGTTATTGAAAATGCAAAAATACGCAACGCAATTTTTTATAATGAAATGCCGGTTGCACTAGAAGCATTGCGTCAGGCAGACCGATTTTTATTTGAAGAGTACCCACATCTCAATGATGCCCCCGTACTCATTCATTTTATTTCGGATGATCCCGCATATAATAAAACCTATGATTTCGGAACAATCGGGAACTATGAGATGAAGACATGATTACAAATAATACATAAAAAAACTGAATCCGTTTATCACGGATTCAG
Proteins encoded in this window:
- a CDS encoding staygreen family protein, whose amino-acid sequence is MSKINPKKIFVQYRNKMTPYEPIAARKYTITHSDITGELFIVISEEYAEDKIKEIRDEVRLSWEKREGKPTLIGSVLVDQKGVIENAKIRNAIFYNEMPVALEALRQADRFLFEEYPHLNDAPVLIHFISDDPAYNKTYDFGTIGNYEMKT